Sequence from the Rhodococcus jostii RHA1 genome:
GTACAACATCGCGCACTACGGTCTGCTCAGTTACATGCCGACGTACCTGTCGAACACGCTCGGCTACGACGAGTCGCATGGCCTCGTCCTCATGATCATCGTGATGCTCATCATGATGGTGTGCATCAGCTTCGTCGGAAAGCTGTCCGACCGGGTCGGTCGTAAACCGTTGCTGCTGGCCGGTTTCGTCGGATTCTTCGCACTGTCGCTGCCCGCGTACCTGCTGATCGGTGTCGGCCACTACTTCACCGTCTTCCTCGGCCTCGCGATGCTCGGCGGTCTCCTGCTGCTGTTCGTCGGCGTCTTCCCGTCCGTCCTTCCCGCGCTGTTCCCCACCGGAATCCGCTACGGCGGGCTCGCGATCGGATACAACCTCGCGGTGTCGATCTTCGGTGGCACCACACCCCTCGTCCTCACGGCGTTGCAGGATGCGACGGGCAGCGACCTCGTCGCGCCGATGTACATGATGGTCGCGGCCGTCATCGGCGGTATCGCGGTTCTGCTCATCTCCGAGACTGCCCGGAAGCCGCTGGAGGGTTCGCCGCCCGCCGTGGCCACGGACGCCGAGGCCCGCCGCATCCTGAAGCGTCTCCGCCGCACCAAGGGCGACGCATCCGCGACGCCCGCACAGGAGACGGCGGCCGCCGACGCGGGTTAGTCTCGGGATATGTCCGCTCCCAGGGTCGCCGTGGTCGGCAGCATCAACATGGACCTGCTCACGGCGACCGAGCGGTTGCCCGCGCCGGGAGAGACGATCCTGGGCACCGCCTTTGCCGCCACCCCCGGCGGCAAGGGCGCCAACCAGGCGATCGCCGCGGCGCGGGCCGGCGGCGACGTGACGTTCATCGGCGCCGTCGGCTCCGACGTGTTCGCTCTCGACCTGCGGCAGGCCCTCGTGGACGCCGAGGTCGACACGCGGTACCTGCGCGAAGTGGACGGGCCGAGCGGGATCGCGGCGATCACCGTCGACGCCGCCGGCGAGAACAGCATCGTGGTGGTTCCAGGTGCCAACAGCACCGTGGCAGACCTGACACCCACCGAACTCGCGGCCGTCGCGGATGCGGACGTCCTGCTCTGCCAACTCGAGATACCCCTGCGCACCGTGCTGGCCGCGGCGGCGCACGCCACGGCACACGGCACCGTCGTGATGTTGAATCCCTCACCGGCGCAGGCACTTCCGGACGAACTCGTCAAGCTGGTCGACGTGCTCCTCGTCAATCAGACCGAGGCTGCGCAACTCGGCGCCGAGGTCACCGGCGCCATCTCCCACGTCGTGACCACGCTGGGGTCGTCGGGCGCGGACTACGCGGGCAGCGACGGCACAACGCTCCACGCCGACTCCTCCGAGGTCGAGGTGGTCGACACGACCGGGGCGGGCGACGCGTTCGCCGGCGCACTGGCCGTCTCGTGGCGACGCGGGCCCGCGATCGCCGTCCCGTTCGCGTGCACGGCGGGCGCGCTCGCCACCACCCGCCGGGGCGCCTCCACCTCGTCGCCCACCCTTGCCGAGATCGAGGCGGCGCTGCCCGGCTGAGCGAGCTCCCGCGGTCGCCCGGATCCTGCGTGTCACCCGTGTCGTGCACCATGGGGGCATGACGACCGCCACCGAACCCGCACTCCGTGACGAGGCCGAACGGCTGCTCCGCGAGCTGGCAGGCGAGCACGCCACCCTCCGCGACGACCAGTGGACGGCGATCGAGGCGCTCGTGGTGGGCCGCAGACGGGCGCTGGTCGTCCAGCGGACGGGCTGGGGCAAGTCGGCGGTCTACTTCATCGCCGCGAAGCTCCTGCGGGCGCACGGGCACGGTCCCACGGTCATCGTGTCGCCGCTCTTGGCACTCATGCGGAACCAGGTGGCCTCCGCCGAGCGGGCGGGCGTGCGCGCCGCCACCATCAACTCGGGAAACGTCACCGAATGGGACGACATCCACGCCCGGGTCGCCGACAACGAGCTGGACGTTCTGCTGGTCAGCCCCGAGCGTCTCAACAATCCCGACTTCCGCGACCAGGTCCTCCCCTCCCTCGCCGCCGACGCGGGCCTCGTCGTGGTCGACGAGGCGCACTGCGTGTCGGACTGGGGTCACGACTTCCGCCCCGACTACCGGCGGATCCGCACTCTGATCGCCGAACTGGGCGAGGGCATCCCCGTGCTGGCCACCACGGCCACGGCGAACGACCGCGTCGTCTCCGACGTCTCCACGCAGCTCGGAGTGGGCGGCGCCGAAACTCTCGTCCTCCGCGGTGGCCTCGAACGGGAGTCGCTGCACCTGTCGGTCGTGCAGATTCCGGAGGCCACCGCCCGGGCGGCGTGGCTCGCCCAGAAGCTCGACAGCCTGCCCGGCTCGGGCATCATCTACGCACTCACCGTGTCGGCGGCGCGGGATCTGGCGAGCCTGCTGTCCGAGCAGGGCCACACGGTCGCCGCGTACACCGGGCAAACCGACGCCGCCGAGCGCGAGACCCTCGAGCAGGACCTGCTCGGCAACCGCGTCAAGGCCCTCGTCGCGACGTCCGCGCTCGGCATGGGGTTCGACAAGCCCGACCTGGGGTTCGTCGTGCACCTCGGTGCGCCCTCGTCCCCCATCTCCTATTACCAGCAGGTCGGGCGCGCGGGACGGTCCACAGACCGCGCCGAGGTCATCCTGCTGCCCGGATCCGAGGACAAGCAGATCTGGAGTTATTTCGCGTCCGTGGCGTTCCCCCGCGAGCACGTGGTGCGCCGGGTGATCGAGGTCCTCGACACCGACCGGCCGCAGTCCACGCAGGCGCTCGAGCCACTGGTGGAGCTGGGCCGCACCCGGCTGGAGATGGTGTTGAAGGTCCTCGACGTGGACGGTGCCGTCCGCCGGGTGCGCGGCGGCTGGGTGGGCACCGGGGAGCCCTGGACGTACGACGCCGACCGCTACGAGCGGCTCGAGCGCGCCCGCGAGTCCGAGCAGCAGGCGATGATCGACTACCAGCGGATCAGCACGTGCCGGATGGCGTTCCTGCGCGAGCAGCTCGACGACCCGGGTCTGGCGGCGGGAACCTCGGACTGCGGCCGGTGCGACAACTGCACCGGAGTGCGCCACGACGCGACCGTGGACGCCGAGGCGGTGCAACAGACCAGGACGCGTCTCGAGCGGCCAGGCGTGGACCTCGCGCCCCGCAAACAGTGGCCTACGGGCCTCGCGAAGCTCGGCGTGGCGCTGTCCGGGAAGATCACGGACGGCCCCGAACCGGGCCGCGTCCTGGGCCGGCTGTCCGACCTGGGCTGGGGTCAGCGGCTGCGTTCCCTGCTCGACGAACCGGACGGACCTGCGCCCGAGGCCGTCCTGAAGGCCTGCATCCAGGTGCTGGCCTCCTGGGACTGGGCCGAGCGGCCCACCGCCGTCATGGCGGTCGAGTCCGCCACCCATCCCCTTCTGTCGGCGTCGATCGCGGGGCAGCTCGCCGCTGTCGGACGACTCACCGACCTGGGAGTTCTGCGGCTGCGCCCGGAGCATCCGCCGGTGTCCGCGGCCAACTCCGCCTACCGGGTGGCCGGGCTGGTCGACGCCTGGGAGGCCCCTGACCTTCCTGCCGGCGCCGGACCGGTGTTGCTCGTCGACACCCTCACGGACACCGGCTGGACCCTCACGATGGCCGCCAGGACGCTCCGCGCGGCGGGTGCCGCGTCGGTCCTCCCTTTCGCGCTCGCGAGTCTCAAATAGGCGAAGTGTGTCGCTTGCGGTTCACCCAAAAGTTACATAATGTGATGAGCATCACTTTGCACGTCTCACCTGCAAGGCTCTGCCACCTGAACTGTCCAATTTCGCGAGGCACGTGAAATCGAAGGGGATGGTTGTTAGGTTCGAATTTCCAATGACGCCTGTTCAGAAGAGTGCCATCCCGACCACCGCGCCGGACGCGGTGTTGTTCAGAAGTCCAGAGATCACTGACGGAGTCCGGCTCTGGGAGATCGCCAGGAACACGGAAGTGCTCGATCTCAATTCGAGCTACGCATACCTGTTGTGGTGTAGAGATTTCAGCCGTTCGTCGGTCGTCGCAGTCGTCGACGAGCGCGTCGTGGGATTCGTATCGGGCTTCATCCGCCCCGAATCCCCAGCGACGCTGTTCGTCTGGCAAGTCGCCGTAGACGCAGACCAGCGCGGCAAGGGAATTGCAGGTCGCATGCTGAGCGCGCTGCTCGATCGACTCGCGCCCGAAGGGATTACCCATCTCGAAACGACGATCAGCCCCGACAACGAGGCCTCGATCGCGCTGTTCACAGCATTGGCGCGTCGCCGAGATACGGCGATCAACAAGCAAGAACTGTTCTCCCCTAACGATTTTCCCGATGGACACGAAGCCGAAGATCTGTACACGATCGGCTAAGAGCATGCCCCGGAGGAATGCAGCAACATGACTAACTTCGATACGAACATCTTCGACAACCTCGAATCCGAGGTTCGCAGCTACAGCCGCGGCTGGCCCGCCGTCTTCGAGTCGGCGTCCGGATCGTGGATCCGCGACGAGAACGGTCGCGACTACCTCGACTTCTTCGCCGGTGCCGGTTCGCTGAACTACGGCCACAACAACCCGGTACTGAAATCGGCGCTCGTCGACTACATCGTCAGCGACGGCATCACGCACGGTCTCGACATGTCGACCGTGGCCAAACGCGACCTGCTCCAGACGTTCCAGGACAAGATCCTGAAACCCCGGGGTCTCGACTACAAGGTCCAGTTCCCCGGACCCACCGGCACCAACACGGTAGAGGCCGCACTGAAACTGGCGCGCAAGGTGACGGGTCGTTCGTCGATCATCAACTTCACCAACGCTTTCCACGGAATGACGCTCGGTGCCCTGTCGGTCACCGGTAACTCGATGAAGCGCGCCGGCGCCGGAATCCCACTGGTGCACGCCACCCCGATGCCGTTCGACAACTACTTCGACGGAGTCACCGAGGACTTCCACTGGTTCCGCCGCGTGCTCGACGACTCGGGCAGTGGCCTGAACCGTCCGGCCGCCGTGATCGTCGAGACCGTGCAGGGTGAGGGCGGCGTCAATGTCGCCCGCGCCGAGTGGCTGCGCGCCCTCGCGGACCTGTGCGCCGAGCGCGAGATCCTGCTGATCGTCGATGACGTCCAGATGGGCTGCGGACGCACCGGGCCGTTCTTCTCCTTCGAGGTCGCCGGCATCACCCCGGACATCGTCTGCCTGTCGAAGTCGATCAGCGGCTACGGCCTCCCGATGGCGCTGACGCTGTTCAAGCGTGAGCTCGACGTGTGGGGCCCGGGCGAGCACAACGGCACGTTCCGCGGTAACAACCCGGCGTTCGTCACGTCGAAGGTGGCCCTCGACCACTACTGGTCCGACGACACCCTTCACAAGTCGACGCTGACCAAGGGCGAGAAAATTCACCAGGCATTCACCGATTTGGCGAACCAGTTCGACGGCTCCGTCTCCACCCGCGGTCGCGGCCTCGTCCAGGGTCTCGTGTTCGACGAGCCGGAGAACGCGGGCAAGGTCTGCAAACTCGCCTTCGACGAGGGCCTGCTCGCCGAGACGTCCGGACCGTCCGACGAGGTGGTCAAGCTCCTGCCGGCGCTCACCATCACCGACGAGGAACTGGACCACGGACTCGCCATTCTCGCCGACGCCACCGGCAAGGTTTGCAGCTAGAGAGAGGACTGACATTCACATGATCGTTCGCACCACCGCAGAAATCACCGACACCGACCGCGACATCACCAGCGAGGACGGAAACTGGCGCAGCAAGCGCATCATCCTCGGCGGCGACAAAGTGGGTTTCTCGTTCCACGAGACCACGATCAAAGCGGGCTCGGTCAACGAGTTCCACTACGCCAACCATGTCGAGGCCGTGTGGCTCGTCGAGGGAACCGGCAAGTTGATCGACCTCGACAACGACAAGGTCTACGAACTCGGCCCCGGTTCGATGTACCTGCTCAACGGTCACGAGCGTCACCGCGTCGAGCCCGAGACCGAAATGCGGATGCTGTGCGTGTTCAACCCGCCCGTCACCGGGCGTGAGGTCCACGACGAAAACGGTGTCTACCCGTTGGTCGAGGTTCCCGCGTAAGTTCGACCCCATGGCCGACGACGCTGCTGTTCCAGCTATAGCCATCGGACCCGCCCCGGAC
This genomic interval carries:
- a CDS encoding ribokinase — protein: MSAPRVAVVGSINMDLLTATERLPAPGETILGTAFAATPGGKGANQAIAAARAGGDVTFIGAVGSDVFALDLRQALVDAEVDTRYLREVDGPSGIAAITVDAAGENSIVVVPGANSTVADLTPTELAAVADADVLLCQLEIPLRTVLAAAAHATAHGTVVMLNPSPAQALPDELVKLVDVLLVNQTEAAQLGAEVTGAISHVVTTLGSSGADYAGSDGTTLHADSSEVEVVDTTGAGDAFAGALAVSWRRGPAIAVPFACTAGALATTRRGASTSSPTLAEIEAALPG
- a CDS encoding RecQ family ATP-dependent DNA helicase, whose product is MTTATEPALRDEAERLLRELAGEHATLRDDQWTAIEALVVGRRRALVVQRTGWGKSAVYFIAAKLLRAHGHGPTVIVSPLLALMRNQVASAERAGVRAATINSGNVTEWDDIHARVADNELDVLLVSPERLNNPDFRDQVLPSLAADAGLVVVDEAHCVSDWGHDFRPDYRRIRTLIAELGEGIPVLATTATANDRVVSDVSTQLGVGGAETLVLRGGLERESLHLSVVQIPEATARAAWLAQKLDSLPGSGIIYALTVSAARDLASLLSEQGHTVAAYTGQTDAAERETLEQDLLGNRVKALVATSALGMGFDKPDLGFVVHLGAPSSPISYYQQVGRAGRSTDRAEVILLPGSEDKQIWSYFASVAFPREHVVRRVIEVLDTDRPQSTQALEPLVELGRTRLEMVLKVLDVDGAVRRVRGGWVGTGEPWTYDADRYERLERARESEQQAMIDYQRISTCRMAFLREQLDDPGLAAGTSDCGRCDNCTGVRHDATVDAEAVQQTRTRLERPGVDLAPRKQWPTGLAKLGVALSGKITDGPEPGRVLGRLSDLGWGQRLRSLLDEPDGPAPEAVLKACIQVLASWDWAERPTAVMAVESATHPLLSASIAGQLAAVGRLTDLGVLRLRPEHPPVSAANSAYRVAGLVDAWEAPDLPAGAGPVLLVDTLTDTGWTLTMAARTLRAAGAASVLPFALASLK
- the ectA gene encoding diaminobutyrate acetyltransferase, yielding MTPVQKSAIPTTAPDAVLFRSPEITDGVRLWEIARNTEVLDLNSSYAYLLWCRDFSRSSVVAVVDERVVGFVSGFIRPESPATLFVWQVAVDADQRGKGIAGRMLSALLDRLAPEGITHLETTISPDNEASIALFTALARRRDTAINKQELFSPNDFPDGHEAEDLYTIG
- the ectB gene encoding diaminobutyrate--2-oxoglutarate transaminase — protein: MTNFDTNIFDNLESEVRSYSRGWPAVFESASGSWIRDENGRDYLDFFAGAGSLNYGHNNPVLKSALVDYIVSDGITHGLDMSTVAKRDLLQTFQDKILKPRGLDYKVQFPGPTGTNTVEAALKLARKVTGRSSIINFTNAFHGMTLGALSVTGNSMKRAGAGIPLVHATPMPFDNYFDGVTEDFHWFRRVLDDSGSGLNRPAAVIVETVQGEGGVNVARAEWLRALADLCAEREILLIVDDVQMGCGRTGPFFSFEVAGITPDIVCLSKSISGYGLPMALTLFKRELDVWGPGEHNGTFRGNNPAFVTSKVALDHYWSDDTLHKSTLTKGEKIHQAFTDLANQFDGSVSTRGRGLVQGLVFDEPENAGKVCKLAFDEGLLAETSGPSDEVVKLLPALTITDEELDHGLAILADATGKVCS
- a CDS encoding ectoine synthase; protein product: MIVRTTAEITDTDRDITSEDGNWRSKRIILGGDKVGFSFHETTIKAGSVNEFHYANHVEAVWLVEGTGKLIDLDNDKVYELGPGSMYLLNGHERHRVEPETEMRMLCVFNPPVTGREVHDENGVYPLVEVPA